TTCATCCCGCTCTTCGCGATGTCGGGCATCGAGGGCCGCATGTACCAGCCGCTCGCGGCGGCGGTGGTGGCGTGCCTGGCCGCGTCGCTCGCGCTGGCGCTCACGCTGGTGCCGGTGGTGTCGGGCCTCCTCTTGCGCGCGCCACGCGAGGACGCGCCAGAGGACGTGTGGATCATCCGCAAGGTGAAGGCCGCGTACGCGCCGCTGCTGGACAGGTGCATGCGCCACGCGGGCCTGGTGCGCGTGGTGGCGCTGGCCATCACCGTGCCCGCGCTGGGCCTGGCCTTCATGGTGGGCAGCGACTTCATGCCCCGGCTGGACGAGGGCGCGTTCCTGCTCCAGACGGTGCTGCCGGCGGAGGCATCACTGGATGAAGTGGATCGCCTCAACCACCGCGTGGAGGACGTGCTGCGCGAGTTCCCGGAGGTGGAGGACGTGGTGCGCCGCACCGGCCGCGCCGAGCGCACCGAGGACCCGATGCCCCACACCCTGTCCGACGTGCTGGTGGTCCTCAAGAAGGACACCCTCGGTGGACGCGAGGGGCTGGAGTCGCGGATGCGCGAGGCGGTGGAGAAGGTGCCCGGCGTGTCGGTGCTCTTCACCACGCCGCTGGGGATGCGCATCGACGAGGGGCTGGGAGGCAGCCCCGCGGACCTCTCCGTGCGCGTCTTCGGGCCGGACCTGGACACGCTGTCGGAGCTCGCGGAGCGCACACGCGCGTTGATGTCCAGGGTGGACGGCGTGGAGGACCTGCGGGTGGAGCGGCTGAGCGGCCTGCCGCAGCTGCGCATCGCGGTGAACCGCGCGGCGGTGGCGCGCGTGGGGCTGACGCCCGGGGACGTCATCCGGGCCGTCCGCGTGGGACTCGTGGGCGAGGAGGCCTCGCAGATCTGGCGGGGCCAGCGGCGCTATGACCTGGTGCTCCGGCTGGCGGACCACCGCCGGGGCGACGTGAACGCCATCCGCAACCTGCTGGTGGACGGGCACGACGGCACGCGCATCCCGCTGAGCCAGCTGGCCACCATCGAGGAGACGTCCGGAGCAGGAAGCGTGCGCCGCGAGGCCGGCAGCCGGCGCATCGCGGTGGAGGCAGGCGTGTCCGGCCGCGACCTGGGCAGCACGGCGGCGGAGGTGCGGGAGGTGCTGGCCACGCAGCTGAAGCTGCCCACGGGCTACTTCGTGGACGTGGGCGGCAAGGTGGAGAGCCAGGAGCGCGCGGCGCAGGCGCTGACGGTGGCCATCGCGTTGGCACTCCTCGCGGTGTTCGTCCTGCTGTACCTCGCGCTGGACTCCATCGCGGAGGCGCTGGTCATCCTGGCCACGCTGCCGGACGCGTTCGTGGGCGGCATCCTCGCGCTGCTGCTCGCGGGCGAGACCTGGAACGTGTCCAGCCTGGTGGGCCTCATCGGCCTGTTCGGCATCGCGGTGCAGAACGGCCTGGTGCTCGTGGCGCAGACGAAGGACCTGATGGGCCGGGGCAAGCCCTTCGCGGAGGCCGTGCGCGAGGCGAGCCTTGGCCGTGTGCGGCCCAAGCTGATGACCGCGGGCACGGCGATCCTCGGGCTCTTGCCGCTGCTGGTGTTGCCGCTGCACGGGACGGAGATCGAACGCCCGCTGGCGGTGGTGATGGTGGGCGGGCTCGTCACGTCCACCCTCTTCACGCTGCTGGCCCTGCCCACGTTCTACGCGCTGGTGCATGGCTTCCAGGAGCGCCTCGCGGCACGCAGGGCTGCCAGGAAGCTTGCGGCATGAGCCTGTCACCGGAAGCGATGGACGCGCTGCTGCGCCATCACCATGCGTTCCTCGCGTTCCTCACGCCGCGCCTGGGGAGCCAGGAGGCCGCGCGCGAAGTGCTGCAGGCCGCGTTCGTGAAGGGCATGGAGCAGGGAGGCTCCCTGCGCGAGGAGCAGAGCGCGGTGGCCTGGTTCTACCGGCTCCTGCGCAACGCGCTGGTGGACCGTCACCGGAGGGGCCAGCGGGAGGTCTCCACGCTGGAGTCCCTGGCGCACGAGCAGCCCCTTTCCACGGAGGATGCCAACGGCCTGGAGGCGACGGTGTGCGGCTGCGTGGCGGGGCTCGCGGGGACGCTCAAGCCCGAGTACGCGGAGGCCGTACGCCGGGTGGACCTGGAGGGACTCAGCGTGGCCACGTACGCACAGGAGGCGGGCATCTCCGCCAACAACGCCGCCGTGCGCCTGCACCGCGCCCGCAAGGCCCTGGGCGAGCAGCTGGTGGAGCTGTGCGGCCATTGCTGCGCGCAGGGCTGCGTGGACTGCGACTGCGCGCCCACGTGAAAAATCAGGTGTAAGAGCGCGCGGGGCCGGGCGTCAGCAGGGGTGAACGCAGCTGGAGGTCACCCCATGGACGTCGCCACCTTCACCCGGCCGGCCCTGCCCGCCGCCACCCTCGCCTTCCTCCTCTTCGCCATGGTGTTGCCGTCGGTGCGCCTGCGCCGCCGCACGGGCCGCCCGGCGCTGGTGCTGCACCGCTCCGGCCCGCCGCTCCAGCGGGTCATCGGCGTGGGCATGGCGCTGTTCATGGGAGCCATCGTGCTCTGGAGCGCCGCGCACCTGGCCTTCGGTGAGCAGACATTGGGCGTGTGGCACGTGCCGGACGCGCTCCGCTGGAGTGGCTGGGCCCTGGTGGCCGTGGGGTTCGTCTTCACCGTGCGGGCCCAGGTGGAGATGGGCGCGTCGTGGCGCATCGGCATCGACTCGGATCGGACGGAGCTGGTGACGGGAGGCCTCTTCGGCGTCGTCCGCAACCCCATCTTCAGCGGGATGCTCGTCGTGGTGACGGGCATGGCGCTCGCGACCCCGAGCGCGTGGACCGTGATGGGCTGGCTCGACTACGTGCTGCTGGTGTCGCTCCAGGTGCGGCTGGAGGAGGACCACCTGCTCCGCCTGCACGGCGCCACCTATCAGCGCTACGCGGCGCGCGTGGGCCGCTTCATCCCCGGTGTGGGGCGGCTCGAAGCGCCCGGCCTGGACGCCGCGCCGCGCATCACAGTGTGACGTTGGCGGTCACACCTCGCACGAAGCGCCAGGGCGAGCGTGTTCCTCCTGACGCCGTCATTCCGTGGGGTTGCGATACCTGACGCCGTGGCCCGGCCCTTGCTCGACAGGCGCCGGTGTCCTGGCTGCCGTACGGGCACATTCATTCTCGAGGTCTCGTGTGCATTGGAAATCCCCCTGGCTCCTCGCGGTTCTGCTGCTCGGTGGCTGCGCGTCCATCCAGAAGGAGCGCGGCCACATGGAAGTGGCGGCGCTCGTGGAGGAGCGGACAGGGTTGAAGACGCGTTGGAACCAGGGGACGCCAGAGGACGCGCAGGTGCAGCAGCACCTGGATGCCCTGCTGGCCGGCGACCTCACGTCGGACCGCGCGGTGGAGGTGGCGCTGCTCAACAACCCCGCGCTCCAGGCGACGTACGAGGAGCTGGGCGTGTCCCAGGCGGACATGGTGCAGGCCGGGCTGCTCACCAACCCGTCCTTCGACGGGAGCATCGGTTTCCCGCTGTCCTCGGACGGCAACACCGAGACGGAGTTCTCCATCGTCCAGAGCTTCGTGGACCTCTTCACGCTGCCCCTGCGCAAGCGCGTGGCGAAGGAGCAGTTCCAGGCGGACACGCTGCGCGTCGCGCACGAGGCGCTGGCCACCACGGCGGAGGTCCGCCAGGCGTTCACGGAGGTGCAGGCCCGGCAGCAGCTGGTCGCGCTGCGCCGCGAGGTGCTCCAGGCCGCGGACGCGGCGGCGGACCTGTCCCACCGGCAGCGCGCCGCGGGCAACATCACGGTGCTGGCCCTGGCCACCGAGCAGGCCGCCATGGAGCAGGCGCGCCTGGAGCTGGCCCAGGATGAGCTGGCGCTGGTCGAAGCGCGCGAACACCTCACCCGCCTGATGGGTCTGTACGGCGCGAGGGTCC
This DNA window, taken from Corallococcus coralloides DSM 2259, encodes the following:
- a CDS encoding RNA polymerase sigma factor, whose translation is MSLSPEAMDALLRHHHAFLAFLTPRLGSQEAAREVLQAAFVKGMEQGGSLREEQSAVAWFYRLLRNALVDRHRRGQREVSTLESLAHEQPLSTEDANGLEATVCGCVAGLAGTLKPEYAEAVRRVDLEGLSVATYAQEAGISANNAAVRLHRARKALGEQLVELCGHCCAQGCVDCDCAPT
- a CDS encoding efflux RND transporter permease subunit, producing MGTDPRTTLPGRILRASFSRPGLTVLVVLALAAFGAVALRNLRQDVFPDLSAPIFNVIVQNAAMGAEELETAVAIPMEVALAGLPEVRRIRSTSQLGVTQVTVEFEPDADYFRSRQYVAERVAQAEGELPPGTDAPLVSSLTGRLNEVFEFTLEAEPGSADLMALRDLAEFDIKNRLLAVPGVAGVERLGGYLRQFQVLLDPDQLVARGITLDEVQHGLEGASVNASGGFITQGPMEWAVRAVGRAESVEDLNNTVVALRDGTPVLLGDVADVREAPAPRRGMAHRLEGEVVSCRVSKQFGADTVKVAEGVRAAIDELRRSLPPGVQLRVVYDQSELVGSALGGVGRAILLGAFLVVGVLFLLLGDWRAALIVTLTLPLSLALAGLLLKAAGIGLNTMTLGGLAIAVGLLVDAAIIVVENVIHDLREGKGRRSVRDEALAAAMEVGRPIAFATLIVVAVFIPLFAMSGIEGRMYQPLAAAVVACLAASLALALTLVPVVSGLLLRAPREDAPEDVWIIRKVKAAYAPLLDRCMRHAGLVRVVALAITVPALGLAFMVGSDFMPRLDEGAFLLQTVLPAEASLDEVDRLNHRVEDVLREFPEVEDVVRRTGRAERTEDPMPHTLSDVLVVLKKDTLGGREGLESRMREAVEKVPGVSVLFTTPLGMRIDEGLGGSPADLSVRVFGPDLDTLSELAERTRALMSRVDGVEDLRVERLSGLPQLRIAVNRAAVARVGLTPGDVIRAVRVGLVGEEASQIWRGQRRYDLVLRLADHRRGDVNAIRNLLVDGHDGTRIPLSQLATIEETSGAGSVRREAGSRRIAVEAGVSGRDLGSTAAEVREVLATQLKLPTGYFVDVGGKVESQERAAQALTVAIALALLAVFVLLYLALDSIAEALVILATLPDAFVGGILALLLAGETWNVSSLVGLIGLFGIAVQNGLVLVAQTKDLMGRGKPFAEAVREASLGRVRPKLMTAGTAILGLLPLLVLPLHGTEIERPLAVVMVGGLVTSTLFTLLALPTFYALVHGFQERLAARRAARKLAA
- a CDS encoding TolC family protein, which produces MHWKSPWLLAVLLLGGCASIQKERGHMEVAALVEERTGLKTRWNQGTPEDAQVQQHLDALLAGDLTSDRAVEVALLNNPALQATYEELGVSQADMVQAGLLTNPSFDGSIGFPLSSDGNTETEFSIVQSFVDLFTLPLRKRVAKEQFQADTLRVAHEALATTAEVRQAFTEVQARQQLVALRREVLQAADAAADLSHRQRAAGNITVLALATEQAAMEQARLELAQDELALVEAREHLTRLMGLYGARVQWTLAQKLPEVPATETSLERLETLAIEQRLDIDAARKQTSLLWNALELARSTRFFGRVEVGVHTHRDANGPRLLGPTLSLELPIFDQRQALIAKLEAQHRQGENRLMELAVNARSEVRAARAKLVTLRNMAERYQKVVLPLRTTIVEESQRQYNAMQIGLPALLIARREQVEAWRAYLETVRDYWMARADLERLVGGRLPAVAEPAPTPTPTPTPSPEPTHEHHEAH
- a CDS encoding methyltransferase family protein, which encodes MDVATFTRPALPAATLAFLLFAMVLPSVRLRRRTGRPALVLHRSGPPLQRVIGVGMALFMGAIVLWSAAHLAFGEQTLGVWHVPDALRWSGWALVAVGFVFTVRAQVEMGASWRIGIDSDRTELVTGGLFGVVRNPIFSGMLVVVTGMALATPSAWTVMGWLDYVLLVSLQVRLEEDHLLRLHGATYQRYAARVGRFIPGVGRLEAPGLDAAPRITV